Genomic window (Musa acuminata AAA Group cultivar baxijiao chromosome BXJ1-9, Cavendish_Baxijiao_AAA, whole genome shotgun sequence):
TGGGATATAATTGTATTTAAAGGCCTCTAGGTTTCAGCCTATTTATGAATAGACCAGAAACTAAAACTGAAACGATTGGTAACTAATACATGAAGTAAGATGTAGATTTGAACCTTTACAATCCAATCCTAGATCCAGTCAAAAACATGAATGCTTATGAGTTGCTGATGTGATGATAAAATATTGCATCACACGTATATGTCTTCTGCTGTCCTGCGTACCCCACAATCATTGACAAGGAAAGATTGGCTAATGACCTTGTGCTAAAGGTTTGGTCCATCTGAAGGTTTGCTTATTAGGCAGGAAAACAGAAGACCTGTGGCGAGCCGAATGTTTGTATGTCATACTGAATTCTTAAAAGTTTGTATGGCATACTGAAATCTAAAAATTTGCATGACATTACTGAATTCTCAAAAATTTGTATGACATACTAAATTCTCTTTCATATGCCTGTGTAGATGAACGTTATGGATTTAGGATTGATTTTAGTAACATTCCTTGATGGTAGCATGAATTGTTCAATATATTTGAATGTAAAAAATAGTTAAACTTGATAGTCAGGCAACCTATCTGTAGATGTGGAAGGAAATTTTCTACCGTTTTTGGATAATCTATTGTATCAGGGATTGTTGTGCATAACCTTAGGATTCTGTATATTGATCACTTTTGCTTGTAGATGTAGAGTAATTTTAAAGCAATTCTAGTTTCTGGTTTTTCATTAGTTGATATGTTCTCTgatttttctcccctttttttttcagTTCTTTTGATAGCAGGGTAGGGGAATAGTGGTGTGGTTGCACTAGAATGTGATACCTCTAATAAGTAACCGAGATTAGGCTTGAGGTATTAGGTTAATATAGTTCACAAATTTGATGGGCTGAACTAGGTGAGGCTAGGTGGGCCATGCTCCTTGGCATTCTGGAATATTTATAATTTAGTTCTATTCTGACTTATTACAGTTTCTAATTGCTCCGGCTAAAAAAAATTTTTACTAAGCACTTGAATAATCATGCATTATGATATGAACTCCTAATTCTTTGCAAATTTGCACTTTTGATAATTTCTTCACCTGTACCCACAGTTGCATTCAAGTAAATTCCTTTGGTTTCCATGTAAACATAGATATCTTGCCAATCTTCCAGGATCCTTTTAATATTTTCTGGCTTTTCAAGAGGAATATTGGTCAGTCTTTTGAATAGACAATTGTCTAATTTGTTATGAGTTTTTGAATAATTTCTTTTCCGGACTTGCCCATGATATCATTTGCCTTTTAAGATCTTAGACAAATTGGAAGAGATTTATCCTGTGCCTTTTCTGGACGGTTGTCTCATAAAAGAATGGTGCATTTTTCACATCAAGTATTAAAGATATCATGATCTATTTTGACAAAGTTGGGGTTGACCAAGGAAATGCTGTAGCATTTTTATTCTACCTTATGTGTGTTGATGGTACTCCACACTTGGGAAAAGAAAAAATGCAAGTACAACTAATGTGAAAACAAGTATAATTACTTGTACAGTGAATTGGATTCCTGGGTTTTCTTAGGCTAGGTCTTGTAATAAGCTTGACAGTATTGGTGTTCCATTTTGTTCGTCAAATCAATATGATCCTGAATAGTCAGTCAGCTGGCAAGTTTCTATTGAAGATCATCCATCATGATGCTGAGATCCAATAGTTGATTTTCTTCTCTGTTCTTATCTGCAAAACCTGCAAGGCCTGTTCATTTACCTGTTGATCACGTATATATATTTGAACTTTTGTCTCATTAGTGATTGTCTTTGCTCTCTTATTACAGCCATAAGAATATATTGTTCCAATAATTTTTCCACAAGTAGCAGATGCCCACGTGGTTCAGTCTTAATTTTAGTAAAAGAATTTTTTGCATCTGGACATTCATGCTGTAGTATATAAAGTATCGATTGGATATGGTTAAAATGTTCGTGAAAGTTGAGGAATATGATCTTAACTAAATTTGGGTCTCACCAGGTTAGCTAGGGCTTTCCAAATGCTGGATGGATGTCTTTGAAGCCATTTGATGGTTAAGAAGAGTTGAAGAGCCAGAGCAAAAGGAAATTCCAACAGATTAAGGAAACTTGAATCTGAAGCCAAGGAAAATTATGTTGCTCTAAATTACTTTATAAACTTAATGCACCATCATATTTTTGTGGATTACTTGATTAAGACATACCTCTGTGTAACCATGTAAGCTATTTTTTCTCTTACCATGTGGACATACCTTACAGATAAGACACATGAGCATCTTAgtgatgttacttggattttcagAAGTGAATGCTTCACATGAAACTTCAATTGTTCCTGTGTATCTGTTTTATCTGATCTTTACAAGTGTTGTTAACTGTTTGATCTGATGCGTAAGCTTTCATAATTGTTTATCTATGGTCTGCAtggtatatttatttttttatgacagATATTGTGTTTATGGTTTGCATGATGCCTACTTGTTAGAGTACTTGAATGAGATTACATCTAATACctgtttttttcattttttatactaTTCACTTGTCAGTTCTGaccctaatttttttttgtacaatGCAGTCACCAATTGCCTAAAGCCAGGGTCGGCAAGAAGCATTTGCACTTTGTGATTTGATAATGTATGCAGTTTGTGTGCTTGTCTATATTAGTGGTCTCATGCATTAGGTTCATAGTACACATGCCAAGCACATTACATTGTACAATAATGGTCTGGATGTCATTTTTACATTCATCACATACAATTtgcttgataataatgtttcttTTGCTAGCTACTACTCTAAcaaattgatttatattttgaattcaGTCTCGATGACTGATGTTATACGAAACTTTAATGTGCAGCCATTATTTGGTAGCTCGTAATGAGCTTCAAAATGTGCTACTGGCGCATTATTGGCGTTGTCATTGGATCTTGTTTGTACTTGAAGACAGTTTCAGGAGCTCACTGGTGATGTACTTCACCTTGTTCATAGGATTTATAGTTTTTGTTGCCCGTGCAGTGTTTGTTGTTGAAGACTTGTTTTTCTTACATCATTGGGAGTTGATTTTGTTATTTCCTTTTTCTGCAGAATCATATTTCTGTCTCGAGCTCAAATTTGACTCGTTTGATAAGGTACTTGTGAgccgatattttaataaaataataaaacattAAAAAGGAGATCAGGAAACTTCCGGACGGTTGCAAACCGAAGACTCCAGAAACCCTATTTTTCTAACTCGAGTCGAGCTCGAGTTCGATTTCATTGCACCCCTATACGCTATCTCGGTTGCATGTCTTCCAATAAAGTAGTCGATATGCGATCATCGACGTGACTAAAAACACGTAAACTTCCAGACAGTTCCAAATCGAAGACTCCAGAATCCCTTTCTCGATTGTTCGCGTGTATTAATCCCCTCCCCGTAACACTTTGTTCGCCGTCCGCATAATTTGGTATTCGGGAACGCTTGGCCGTCAGTTCTCTTCCATATCTGTGGAACCCTAATTCCAGTGTTGCCGTCGCCGGCCCTAAATCTAGCCATGGCGAAGTTTGGTGAGGGCGACAAGCGGTGGATCGTCGAAGAGCGCGTTGACGGCACCAACGTCCACAACTGGCACTGGGCGGAGCGCAACTGCATCGAGTGGTCCCGCTCGTtcctctcctccctcctctccgACCTCACCATTCTCGACGGCGAGGGCGGCCTCGCCATCCGCACCAAGGCACTCGATAAGCTCGAGGGCGAGGCCTACGTCAACATCCGCAAGGGCAAGGTCATCCCGGGCTACGAGCTCTCCCTCTCCCTATCCTGGGAGGGCGAGGCCCGTGACTCTACCGCTGGGGGCGACCCTCTCGTCAAGGTCTCCGGATCCGTCGAGGTGCCTTACCTCGCCGATGAGAACGCCGGAGAGGACCCCGAGGTCAGGATCACCATCCGGGATGATGACGGCCCTGTCGGGCGCCGGATCAAGGACGCCTTTATTGCCAAGGGCAAGCCGGTGGTGTTGGAGAAGCTTCGGGCTTACGTGCAGGCGATGGCCAAGGGTGGCCCCGCGATGGACGAGCTCGAGACCAAGAAGCCTCCCTCTGTTGTTGGAAAAAACCAGTCTGCGGCATCCCCTGCAGTTGGAGGGAAGACTGCTCCGACCGCATCTGTAGCGGGTAATGCAGCGGTGGCaacgaaggagaagaagaagactaaAGAGGGCTTTAAGAACATATCTTTGACGGAGAAGTTCTACTGTAGGGCAAGGGATATTTATGAGATCTTGATGGATGAGAACCGATGGAAGGGTTTCACTCAGAGCAATTCTAGGATTAGCAAGGAAGTTGGTGGACAGTTCAGCCTCTTTGATGGATCGATCACTGGGGTCAATGAAGAACTGCAGGAAGCCAAGCTGATCGTTCAGAAGTGGAGATTTGGAAGCTGGCCAGAGGGTGTTCATTCAACGGTGAGTGCATTTTTTAGCTCTATATTTCTGATCTATTGAACTTGTAATTGGGTTTTGGGAGTTGATAAGTTAATGGAATGCAGGTGAGGCTGACTTTTGATGAGCCTGAGCAAGGAGTTACTATTGTGAAATTGACGCAGACAAATGTGCCAGAGGAAGACAAGTAAGATTCTTTCTAACAATAACAGCATCCTCTTGTTTAGCATATGTATGGTCTCTTAACTAATATCATATGTTTGGGTTTGTTTACAGGTATGGGAATGCCACGGTTGTGGAAAACACAGAAAGAGGATGGAGGGATCTCATCTTCCACAAGATACGAGCTGTATTTGGTTTTGGAATGTAGAAGCagctcttttcttttatttacaaGTTGTCATTTCATTGTTTCTTACTGCCTTTGAACTGCAACATTCGGCAATGCATGGACTTGATATGCCTCTGTTGTTAGTTAACATGGTGACTATTGTGAAAACCTGAGACATCTTTCTTTTGTTTGCTCACTATCGGTGTACCCTTATCTTGATAATTGGAAACTTGAGACTTGAAATCTTGTTTACTATGACTTTTATGGTTTAAATGTTGTGAAGTTTTATACGCATTCATCCTATTGTATGCAAATTTCCTTGTTGCCATTTTCACCATTTTGGTTTTTGTATGAAATTTGTCTTTCTATTTGGATGACTCTTCAGTTATATGTATCATGTTGTCTTATAAGATGTCCTACCTTTCTCTGAAAGAAAACACCAAATAACACACAATCATGTTTCACATTTGTACTTTATACTCACTAGAGAACAATGGATTTATGTCTCAATCCACACTCCTTGAGACATGACTAGGTGATAATGCTTACACTTAAAGAGGAAATAAGGGAGTATAAGATCAAGAAGTTAATATAAGCAAATATGTTTAGTTATTGTGCCTGctgtctcacttttacaacatagGAACTTTTAATTGAAGGCTTTGTTGAAGATGACTTGTTTCTCTTAAATACATCCAAATGAAATAAGAGTTTGACATGCAGACCTTTTGTAAGTAGATCAAACCAATTCAAAAAACATTGAATTTTAGTCAAAGGTGTGCAACATGGTTAAATTTTCCGCTGCTTTCAAATGATTATAGGtaagaaattaatatttttttacgtTCCACTAGAATTCTTTGTTTCTTTTGCATTATATGAGACACGATGGAATGAACCACCACATAGAGAAATATACATGTTCTTAACCCCTTTTGGTTCATTTTTTCCGATGTACAAATTCAATATTCTACTTCTCCAAATTGGATGCCTTTACTTGATATTTGACAGCACATTCATATATAGACATGATTGTGCTAGAAGAGTTTCAGTAAAACTTGATAAAAATTTATAGAAGAGATCAAAACGATTTTGGTAGTTTGACCAAAAATGTTTTTCGTTTGATTTTAATGGCAAGAGAAGAATTCATGTAGACAGCTCAAAATAGTTGGGACCTTATGACATCTAACCCAGGTTTgccataccgctcggtatgggtgGTATGTATCGGTCTAACAGGGGATCAGTATGGGCGATACTTCGGTATGCCCTTATGTACCATGTATCGGTATGCACGGTATGGATTATACTGACAACTGGTTGGTACATCGATACGGACCGGTAAGGTAAACCATACTTCTAACGTTTTAAAGTCAATTGTATTTGAGGCCTACTTGGGTGTGTGAGTAATGCTTACCTCGGATCAAATTTTTGTTGATTGAAGTTTTTAATCATGTTAAGAACTGTTCCACGGAGAGGATCGCAACTATTCATTGATAAAATGTAAGCCACAAATTCTTGTTTACACTAGTTTGTCTCCAAGGAATATTTCTCTGCTTTTCTCTGCTTTCCTGGAGATCAAGGAATGGATTTTTAGCATCAGACCCACACTGGTTGATGGCAGGACCGTATGGGTTAATGTTGATGCACCAATGTGCGGTACACCAGGATGTACCATGGTACTGTTCTGCTGGGGGATGTTGGAAGAAAGAAGGGAGaacgaaagaagaaaaaaagaggaagaagaagacagtgGTGGATAAGTATAAATATTGGATATGAGGCAGTTGGCGGTTGACAGGCCATGGACGTGCAGCAGCACAGGGAGGAAGAACGCATGGCGGCTATTGCGTGACAGTGTGAAGAGGGAGAAAGGGCTCATGACTGCTTGCAAGCCCTAAAACATCTGGTTTGAGTCGGAAAAACCTAGCCCTAAGCATCCATTGTTTGGTTCAGGTCCTTTAAAAAGGAAAAACCCAGACCtaacatcttaaaaaaaaaaagaaaagaaaaaaatgggtCGAACCGCCTGAGATGGACAGGTAAATTGAATTCTTTGCTTTTGACCATGTTTGGCAGATTGGTTGATCTCGACTGGATCCTGCCAGTTGATGGATACTTGCTATTCCAAAATCCTTTTAGGCTATTTCCTCATTCCTGGTGGAGTTGTGCATTCGTTAAATGCATTGATTCAGTGACTGATCGGAGagataaaaagaagagaaaaagcataaaaaaaagagagagaagttaCAGGCGGTACCTGAATTTGGCTGGCTTTAATTAGAAAAAGAAGTTGCATGTTTACCTGCTTGAACTTTCTATCGAGTTCTTTTTATTTGAAGCAAGTGGCAAGTTGAAGCAATGTGTATAACTTTGAAAGACAGCTAATTGTTGATTGGTATCATCTGTAGATCCAAAGCATTAGTCAAACCTTCTAAAAGTCTGGCAGGTACATCAACATGGAAATTTCATACAGGATAACGAAGAACAATGTTATTTTCCCTTCAACTACATTATTACATACTTATAAAGCATCCATGAGTGAATCTATCTTTTTCACTATATACTTGTATAGCATCTCATTAGACTTGTTGTTTGAGGTGATTTTCCTCTTAACAAATATGAAATATCTTGGTTGCTTGATGTttggatttttaattttttcatatgAATGGATTTATCATGAGTTATTAATCATTTGTCTGCTCTCATGAACAAAACATAACTCACAAATTAAGTCGAATGGCCATCCATTAAGGTCCTATAATATTATTGTTACTGGCATCTAATCATTCTTTCTTTGATTCCAGAATGGTCAATCTTTTCTCATTTGATCTTTTACCCACTCTACTAGCTTCTCTTAAATTGCAAATATATTCAAAGTTACTTTCATTTCAGTTTGTGAATTGCAAGACAAAAAAGAAATATCAAAATTATGAGCCAGATGGAGATAGTATTAAATCATAAAACTGTGCATATTTTCCATATAATGCAGCCTATATGAACTCAAATTTCTTATATTCTTATCATACATTAATATTTGTTCTTGTCAAGATCTGTGaattacaaaataaaaaaaaactattatgcagGAGAATGGTTgacttttctttcttgttttgaTTCTGAATATGTTAAATGTTTTTGGCAACACTATCATTCACTGTTGTGGCGatattattgatagaaactcttcttCATTTGGTCGGATCAGAACTGGTCCCAAATGGTTTCTTGTCCCTGATTGAATCCAACAGAAATTTTCATGTATGCTTTATGTATTATGTCTATATAGATTCAATTATATCATTTCGTTAGTTTCATTAGTCACCGTTCTTGATTATCTGCTAACTTGTAGTGacaagaaaaattatattttacgTTTGATAGTCTGTCCGAGATTGTGCTGGAGATATTGAATTGATTCATCTTATCTTTGTTAAGTAAGTTATATGGCGTTTTATTCTATGGTGTCTTATCCTGGCAAAATGAAGCTTGTTTTACTAGATTATTGCCAGACGATATTATTATTTAGTTTCTTGTTGATCCACGTTTGAAACTTTTAAGCTTGAAAAGGAAAAGAATTCAATTTTATGATTTACAATTTGAATCTAGTTTAAGCTTTTATTTGATCCATATTATGGCCACAATCATGAT
Coding sequences:
- the LOC103999187 gene encoding uncharacterized protein LOC103999187 → MAKFGEGDKRWIVEERVDGTNVHNWHWAERNCIEWSRSFLSSLLSDLTILDGEGGLAIRTKALDKLEGEAYVNIRKGKVIPGYELSLSLSWEGEARDSTAGGDPLVKVSGSVEVPYLADENAGEDPEVRITIRDDDGPVGRRIKDAFIAKGKPVVLEKLRAYVQAMAKGGPAMDELETKKPPSVVGKNQSAASPAVGGKTAPTASVAGNAAVATKEKKKTKEGFKNISLTEKFYCRARDIYEILMDENRWKGFTQSNSRISKEVGGQFSLFDGSITGVNEELQEAKLIVQKWRFGSWPEGVHSTVRLTFDEPEQGVTIVKLTQTNVPEEDKYGNATVVENTERGWRDLIFHKIRAVFGFGM